The Martelella endophytica genome contains the following window.
CGCTTGCCGGCTTCTCCCACGTCATCGCCGGAAGCTGTGAGGCGGCGTTCCTGCTGGCTGTCGGCGATATCGGCTTCGGCAGGGCGATCCTCGGCTTCACCCTCCCCGCACTTGCCGGCAATGTCGTCGGCGGGACCGTGTTCTTCACCATCCTGATGTGGGGACAGATCAAGGTGGAGCGTGCCCGCCCCGAGCCGGATTTCAGCTACGAAACCTTCTGGAAGCAGTAGCACGCCCAGCAAACCGCTTTGCCAAACATCAATTCTCCCTGTACCGAGGCAGGACGGGAAAGTTCAGGGGAACGGAAATGGATGCTTACGGACACTTGCGCATACTGGTGAGCCTTATACTGGGGCTGGCGATCACCCGTGTCCTGTCCGGCCTCTCCCGCCGCCTGCAGGAGCCCGCAAAGACCGGACGCATGCATGTTCAGATCGTCTGGTCGTTCGTTCTTCTGCTCGGCGCCGTCCACTTCTGGTGGTGGGAGTTCGCGCTTCGCTTCATCAGCCACTGGAACTTCTGGATCTACATCTTCGTCCTTTCCTATGCCTCGCTGTTCTTCCTGATGTCGACGCTGCTTTATCCCGACCATCTCCATGAGCATACGGACCGCGAGGATTTCTTCATCCGGCGCAGGAACATCTTCTTCGTCCTCTTTGGGCTTTCCTTTGCTTTCGACCTTGTCGACACCTTGATCAAGGGCCGGGAGCATCTCGCGGCGCTCGGCATCTGGTATGGGGTGCGGCTCGTCGCCGGCATCGGCGTCGCCATATTCGCGGTGAAGACGGAAGACAGCCGCAGGCTCACATGGCTGGGCATTGCCTGGCTTGCGGGCAACATCGTCTGGATCACCATGCTTTACGGTGGTCTGGACTGAGCGCCTCAGCGTCTTTCCGCGATGAACCTCTTCACGCGGTCGACGGGCATCGGCCTTCCCAGATGATACCCCTGCGCAAGCGCGCAGTTCATCGAGGAAAGCCATTCCGCCGTCGCGGCGTTCTCCACGCCCTCGGCCGTGACATCAATACCGAAACCCTTCGAGATCGTAATGATACCTTCCACGATCGCCTGCTGACTGACGCTCTCTGTCAGGCCGATGATGAAGCTCTTGTCGATCTTGATGTTGTCGACCCTCAGCTTCCGCAGGTGGGACATCGATGCGTTGCCCGTCCCGAAATCATCAAGTGCGACCCGAATGCCATGCCGTCGCAGACACTCGATCTTCTCTTGCGCGACGTCTTCGTCGCGATTCAGAAGCACATCTTCGGTGATCTCGACCTCGAGCATTTTGGCGGGAATGCGGTAGTGTCTCAGTCCCGAAATGATGGCGCTCGCGATCTTCGGATGCGCAAAGGCAATCTCGGAGATGTTGAATGCGATGGTACCCGGCTGCACACCCGTATCCATCAGATACCGCAAGTCGTGCATCACCCTGCGAAACAGGTAGATCGTGATCCGAAGGCCGATCTGGCGGCTCTCAAACGCCGGCCAGAAGGCTGCCGGGGTCAGAATGCCGCGCTCGGGATGGAACCAGCGCGCGAGCACCTCGAAGCCCGATATGGTGCCCGTCCGAAGGTCAAGCTTCGGCTGATAGAAGGGATGGATCTGCCCGTAGCGGATCGCCTGCCCGACCTCTCGCAATATCCACTGGCGATCCGCAATCCTCTTTGCCGTACCCGCGTCGTAGATGACGATGCGGTTTCGGCCGCGTTTCTTGGCCTCTGACAAGGCGATATCCGCCGCCTTCATCAGGGCTTCGGGCGTCTCAGCCTGATCGGGAAATCGGGCCACGCCGATGCTGGCCCTTGCCCAGAAGGACGTACCAGCAACCTGAACGGGCTTCGTCACAAGTCCGGCGATGCTGCGGGCGCATTCAAGCTCCGCCGAAGCATCGATATTCTCGACGGCAACCGCGAACTTGTCGCCGCTCAAGCGCGCAAACGCGGGCGCGTCCTCGCGAAGGTCGCGCAGGCCGGCAGCCACCTCCCGAAGAAAGCCATCGCCCGCCTCGTAACCGTAATTGTCGTTGATTTCCTTGAAATAATCGAGATCCAGAAGCATCAGGCTGAGGGACGATCCACCCGCGGGCTGCTTGGTCAGCCGTGCCATTTGTTCGGAGAAGAACAGCCGGTTTGGAAGTCCCGTCAGCTCGTCGGTGCGCGTCAGCTCATGA
Protein-coding sequences here:
- a CDS encoding putative bifunctional diguanylate cyclase/phosphodiesterase, which translates into the protein MVGKNLPPRYDFLGEELSQDADWLTLALDAGRIVAWEQDLVTGFITRSDNSERTVGLGSGTLDDLLQHIHPDDRDVRRQFGRTRKIEEIEFRSYTADGREVWVGSRARRVSPERLLGISFDITQKKNIEKQNHELTRTDELTGLPNRLFFSEQMARLTKQPAGGSSLSLMLLDLDYFKEINDNYGYEAGDGFLREVAAGLRDLREDAPAFARLSGDKFAVAVENIDASAELECARSIAGLVTKPVQVAGTSFWARASIGVARFPDQAETPEALMKAADIALSEAKKRGRNRIVIYDAGTAKRIADRQWILREVGQAIRYGQIHPFYQPKLDLRTGTISGFEVLARWFHPERGILTPAAFWPAFESRQIGLRITIYLFRRVMHDLRYLMDTGVQPGTIAFNISEIAFAHPKIASAIISGLRHYRIPAKMLEVEITEDVLLNRDEDVAQEKIECLRRHGIRVALDDFGTGNASMSHLRKLRVDNIKIDKSFIIGLTESVSQQAIVEGIITISKGFGIDVTAEGVENAATAEWLSSMNCALAQGYHLGRPMPVDRVKRFIAERR